In Alteromonas macleodii, the sequence CATCAAGGAAGGGAATGGTATCGTCGCGAAGGGATAGTAAGTGCGCCAACTCTCGTTTCAGCGGCATAAACTCATTTTCTAAGTCCAGTGCTAGAGTTTCAGCCCAGTAGTCTAAGCAGTACCACTGAATTTGCCCAAATACTGACTCATAACGCGCGCTCATTTCCTTTTGACTCTCGGCCTCAGAAATACCTTTTATCTGAGCTAACCGTTTGGGTAAATGGTGCAGCCAGAACTGGTTGTCATAATGAAGATCCAGCAAAGTACCGTCCATATCTAGCAGTACAGTTTCTATTTCATTCCAGGGCAGAAAGGGCAAGCGATTTTCCTTATAATGAAGTAAGCTAAGAAATTGTATACAAGTATGATAACAAAGTTGTAGCGAGAGACATGCCAAAAATTGATCCGAACAAACCGTTACCACACATTCATTCTCGTGAAATCGTTGCGCAAAGCAAACTCTTTAGGGTAGAACGCTTAGACCTTGAGTTTTCGAACGGCGCTACCCGTGAATTTGAACGGATGGCAGGCGGAAACCGGGGCGCGGTAATGATAGTGCCTATGCTTGATGAAAATACCATGGTGTTAATTCGTGAATATGCAGCCGGCACACATTCGTATCAACTAGGCTTTCCAAAAGGCCTAATAGACCCTGGCGAAACAGCTATTGAGGCCGCTAATCGCGAGCTACAAGAAGAGGCTGGCTTTGCAGCGAACGATCTTATAGAGCTCCATAAGGTCAGTATGGCACCCACTTTCTTTAACGCCAATATGACCATTGTTTTGGCTCGAGACTTGTATCCAAAGCAACTTGAAGGCGACGAACCTGAGCCTCTTGAGGTGATTCACTGGCCTTTAGATGAAGCAGATGCTTTACTTGCACGAGAAGACTTTGTAGAAGCACGCTGTATAGCCGCGCTGTTTTTAGCTCAAAAGTGGTTTAAGGAACAATAAACAATGCCCGACGACGCCCATGCCGACCTACTAGAACTTGCGAAAGAAATTGCCATCGAAGCCGGTGAAGCCGTATTAGAAGTATACGATAAAGGGGAGTTTGACGCTTATCAAAAAGACGATGAGTCTCCCGTTACCAGCGCAGATTATTTGGCAAACGATATCATCAACAAGCGCTTACAAGCCGCGACGCCTGATATCCCAATCCTCTCAGAGGAAAACAAACACGCAAGTTTAGAAGAGCGAAAGCATTGGTCTCAATACTGGTTAATCGACCCCATCGACGGCACCCAAGAATTTATTGCCAGAAGCGGAGACTTTGCGGTCAATATTGCCCTAATAGAGAACAATGAGCCAACTATCGGCGTTATTTTCTGGCCTCCAGGGCAATCGTTGTATTATGCGCAAAAAGGCAAAGGTGCGTTTAAGTCATCACCTGATGGTGATCACCCAATAAGCGTACGCAAGCTAGACGACCCTAAAAATAGTGTGGTGATGATTGCAATAAGCCGTCGTCAGTCGAGAGAAAAAGTGCTCAGCAGAATGTGCGCTAAGCGCGTATACCAAACGCTTCCATTGGGAAGCTGTTCCCTGAAAGCCTGTTTTATTGCCGAAGGAAAAGCTGATGTATTTATGCGTATCGGTATTACCGGCGAATGGGACACTGGCGCATCGCAATGCATTGTCTCTGAAGCGGGTGGGAGTATTGCCGCCGCTAACTTCGAACCTCTTACCTACAATCAGCGTCATTCGTTAGAGAACCCAGATTTTGTGGTAATGGGCGATCAAAGGGTGCCATGGCAAGATGTAGTCCAGTATGATGACTTCGTAAACCCACATCAGCACTAGCGCGTATTATTTACTTAGCGCAGTGAAATAAACCTACGTATAATAGCGTAGTAATGTTGCTGGGCCACATTACTCTGGTATTGGTTAAATCAAGCCAGATGGAACCAAAAAGTAAAAGGAGTAACCTATGATGACTACACGTATTCGCACGTTATCTGCAGCATTGCTCGCATGTGGGCTAGCATTCCCTGCCGCAGCCGACTGGTCAATAGACGGCGAGACAAGTGCGCTACATTTTTTATCAACTAAGAATGCACAGGTCACTGAAGTACATAAGTTTGATAGCTTTGACGGTACCCTGTCTGATAGCGGCAAGCTCTCTGTGGCGGTAGACTTATCGTCAGTTAATACAGCTATTGATATTCGCAATCAGCGAATGCAAGAGATGCTTTTTAACGTGAGCAAATATGCACAAGCTAAGTTTGAAGCCGATTTACCTGAGTCGATGATGAGCCTGAAAGCGGGTCAAGTCGTTAACGGAAAAGTAGATGGCATTTTGATGTTACATGGAAAGGCCGTTCCTACATCATTTTCTGTTAAGGCGAGTAAAGTAGACGACGATACACTAACTGTATCTACTACTGCTCCTACACTTATTAAAGCAGAGTCTTTCGGTCTTGCTGAAGGCGTAGCTGCACTACAGAAAATTGCAGGGCTAAAGAGCATAACAACGACAGTCCCAGTGACGTTTTCCGTTACCTTTACGCAATAGAATACTGCTATTGCTAGCGTCTATCGATAAGCGCTAGGCGGTGGTAAGAAAATAAGAAGCATTAAAAAACCGCACGAAACGGGAAGTGACCCCCATTAGTTGGACATTCCAATTATTGGGGGTCTTTTTATGTCAAAACACAATAGAGCGTTTAAAATAAAGCTCGCCCAGCTAGTCGAAGAGAAAAATTCTGAAGCTTTAGGTAAAAAGTACGGAGTAAGCGCTCGGCTTATTCGCTATTGGTTTCAGGTTTATCAAATAAACGGCTCAAATAGCTTTATTCATAAGCAGTTACCTTATTCTCTTGAGTTCAAAACCCATGTGCTAAAGACGATGGAAATGAACAATTGGTCATTGGGTTATACTAGCGCCTATTTCGACTTATCATCCCCTGGTATTTTATTTCAATGGCAAAAGCTTTATGCTCGCGAGGACATATCCCGTCTCATCCCCAAAAACAAAGGTAAGCCCCGCGTGACTAATAACTCTTCAACTCCTAAACCATCATCAGAGATGACTGAAAAAGAGCTTAGAGAAGAACTCGATTATTTACGTGCAGAGAACGCTGTCTTAAAAAAGTTAGAAGCCTTGGCTCAAGCCAGAAAGAAAAAAGCAAAGACAAAACCATAGTTGTCGAAGAGCTCAAGGCAATATATAGCTTGCAACATTTATTAAGAGTTACAGGGCTTCCCAAGAGTGTGTATTACTACCATCGTAATGCACTGAATCAGCCTTGTTCCAATACTGACTTACGCGTAAAAATCCGTGATATCTATCACAAACATAAAGGGCGATATGGCTATCGTAGAGTGACTTACGCTTTGCGAGCGATGGGCTTAGTGGTTAATCATAAGCGTGTACAACGCCTAATGTGCGAACTTGGTTTGAAGTCAAAAGTCAGGCCTAAACGTTATAAGTCTTACAAAGGTGAAATCGGCAGAATCGCAGAAAACAAATTGAATCGTGAATTTACTGTAGAGCAGCCTAATCAAAAATGGGTGACTGATGTAACTGAGTTTAAAGTGAATAATCAGAAGGTGTATCTGTCACCGATAATAGATTTATTTAATCGAGAGGTCATTAGCTATGAAGTGCGGACATCTGTAACGTTACCCTTAGTTACAGATATGCTTAAAGCCGCGACTAGTAAGCTATTACCCCATGAAAAGCCACTCATACACTCTGACCAAGGGTGGCAATATCAAAACAAACAATATCAAAATCACTTGAAACAGAATGGGTTACTTCAAAGTATGTCTAGAAAAGGAAATTGCTTAGATAACGCTGTAGCAGAGAACTTCTTCGGCATATTAAAAACTGAGATGTACCACAATAAAACGTTCAAAGATGCAAATGAACTTATTGAAAACATCAAAGAATATATCGATTATTACAACAACGAACGTATTAAGCTAAAACTAAAAGGCCTGAGTCCGATACAATATCGAAATCAGGCCTTGGTTGCCGCTTAGAAATGAGTCCAACTTAATGGGGTCACTTCAAACGTGCGGTTTTTTTGGTTTAAAGGCTTCGCTCTAAGACTGATGTAGTCTTTTAGGAAGTCTGTAACGCATAGGCAATGGCTTTTGACTTAACGCTTGCTCTGGCATGCTTTGCCACGCATTATCAGGTAGTGCAGGTACTTCCGCTTTATGTTGAGAAAGAGTGAAATACCCCATCGCAACACGTAAGCGCTTAAGCGCTTTACACTCATTCACTTCCTGGTCGATAACAAACACTCCAAACTTGCGCATCGCCAAGCCGAACTTATCACTGCTTGTAAGGCGAATAACCGGCGCCGCCAATACCATGCCAACCAATACAGGTAGCAGCCACATAAATAGCGATGGTGTGAAGTAAAAGGTAGTTACACCCCACGCTACGGCTAAACAACTCATAATTTGCGTGTGTTTGATTGCGACAGTCCAAGGTACTTTGCGACCTTCACGCTCTTGCGCTTCCCATTTTACTGAGTGGCCTATAAAAACACTGATCACAAAATAGCTGTGGTAGAACATCATCAGCGGCGCAATGAGTACAGCCATGGCTAATTCAATTGCAGATCCCTTAAGTAAAGACCACGCCCCACCAAACTCTTCGCGACGTTTGATTAAGGCTAAGGCAATACCCAAAAGCTTAGGCAAAAATAACAAGGCTGCAGTGCCCCACATGGTTACCATCATCATGTCTTGACGGGCTACCTGCCAACTAGGAAAAAGCTGATACTCAGATACGAAGAACTCTGGCACTGACGTAGCGCGAATTAATGCATCTGCAGTCCCTAGCGCCAACATACAAAATAGTATTAATGAAGAAATGTACGCAAAAGCACCAAATAAAAAGTGCAGGCGGTTCGCCATTTTAAGACCTTTCACCTTTAAAAGCCCTAAATGCTGTATGTTGCCCTGTACCCAGCGGCGGTCGCGAATGGCGTAGTCAACAATGTTGCTAGGCACTTCTTCATAACTACCTGTTGTGTCGGTAAGTAAGTAAGCCTGCCAACCTGCACGGCGCAGCAGCGCAGCTTCAACGAAGTCGTGACTTAGTATTTCGCCACCAAAAGGCGCACGACCTTCAAGGGTAGGTAGACCGCAATGCTGCATGAAAGGCGCTATACGAATAATAGCGTTATGCCCCCAGTAGTTTGCACTGTCCGTTTGCCAAAACGATAAGCCTGTTGCCAACATTGGGCTATACAGATGAGCAGCAAACTGTACGAAACGACCAAAGAAGGTGTTTTGTCGTACTGGCATAGGAATAGTCTGTACTAAGGCCGTGTCAGGGTTTTGCTCAATACGACGAGCCAGGTCCTGCATACGCTCTCCGGTCATTACGCTGTCGGCATCTAACACAATCATTGACTCGTAATTTGCGCCCCAGCGTTCGCAAAACTCTTTAAGGTTACCCACTTTTCTATGCAGGTTTTGTTCGCGACGACGATAAAACACTTGGCTTGAAAAAGCGCCTAAACGCTTCTTTAACCGCGTAAAAGCACGTAGCTCTGCATCCGCTTTTTCCGTATCACGGGTGTCGCTAAGCATGAAAAAATCAAAATTCGAGCTGTTCTCGCTTTCCATCAGCTCGCGAATACAGGCTTCGAAGCCCACCATGATGCGGCGGGTATCTTCGTTATAAACGGGCATTACTACCGCGTGTTTTTGCTTCAACGGCGATGCAGCATCAGGCTTAACTTGGTTTTTTCTTAAACTCAGTGGATCTATATTGAAAAGCTGTAAAAAGAAACCAATGATACCTGTCCAAAACGCCATGCACAGCCAAGCGAATAGGGTTAATCCTAAACCTAACTGTGCAATTTCTAAGTTCGTAAGGCCGTTCGGTAAAAATATCTCGTATAAGCTCCAACCGGCCAATGCCGTGCTTGGAATTACTAGCATTGCCATGATAAACAAACGCATATGCTCTCCTTTTAAGATGAAGTGTGAAGCACGCACAGTGCTGTCACGTTTAACCTGAGGCACGGCTTTAGCCTCGTTTGATACTGATGTATGAGTGCGACTATTTTGGCTGGTAGACATAATTCCAAACCTCGCTAACGCGCTCGCCGTCTTTTTCAATGTAAGCGCGCATGTCTACCGTTTGCCTTTCATTCGGCTTTACAAAGAAAGAGGCACGCCACTCTTGGCCGTCGGCTACCGGATAAAGGCGCTGTTGTGAAATCGTGCCGTTAGTACCCTGTACCACCAGCTTCATAGTCTCGTTATCAAAAGAAATATCAGAAGGAGCACTGAAGTCCACATTAAACTGGCGGGTAGTGTTCAAGCTATCATCTTTAAATTCATCGCCGGGTAACACAGCTTTTCCCTGACGAGTACGCACTACAGAAGCAAACTCGCTAACAAAGGGGTTTTGCTCTACCGTTTTAAGGTCGTAAGAGAAATATAGGGACTCACCCGATTTGAATGGCTTTGCAGGTGTCCAGAAAGCCACGATGTTGTCATGAATCTCAGACTTTGTTGGAATTTCTACTACTTCTAAACGGCCTTTCTCAAAGCCTGCTTCCGGGGTAACCCATAGCCCTGGACGTATATGATAGTTGGCCTCTGCATCAAGGTAATTATCCCATTCATTGTCGCGCTGAAGCATGCCAAACCCTTTAGGGTTGGTATCGCTAAGTGACGTTACCTGAAGGCGTGCTGGGTTAGTCAGTGGACGCCAAATCTCTTCACCTGCATGAGTTACCATTAACACCCCGTCACTGTCGTGCACTTCTGGGCGATAATCGTCATGGCGCTTTTCTGTATTCTCGCCATACAAAAACATGCTGGTAAACGGCGCAATGCCTAGTTTACTTACGTCGTCGCGTGCAAATAACCAGCTTTCCACTTTTACGCTGGTATCAACATCAGGCTGGATAACAAACTTATAAGCGCCAGCTACCGAAGGACTTTCAAGACGGGCATAAATAGTAATTGGTTTGCCTTCACCCGGCTCGATAACCCAGAACTCTGTGAAGTGAGGGAACTCCTCGCCTTTCGCCAAAGCAGTATCAATTGCTAGGCCGCGCGCTGAAATACCATAAACTTGATTTTTACCTACCAAACGAAAATATGAAGCGCCAAGGAAAACGGCAAATTCATCTTTGTACTCGTCGTTTTTTATAGGGTAGTGAACACGAAAGCCTGCAAACCCCGACTTTTCATCTGTCATGCCTGCCAAACCTGCAGCAGAACCATCGTAGTTAAACATGTCACTATTAAATGCTAAGCGCTTAGGTGTATTGTTTTCACCGATAGTGTGAATAGTGACAGGGTATTCGTATAGAAACCCCGGATGAAAAAACTGAAGTTCGTAGTCATTCTCACCGTGCCAAAGACTTTGCTCGGGCTTAAAGCGAATAGAACGATAGGTGGTGTAATCAATTTCTTTTAACTTGCTGTTTAACCCGTGGTCGTCTTGTTCATAGCTTTCTGTTGCTGATTTGCGAGCAGCATCAATAATAGATTGAAGAACGGGTGATGCTTTTTGAGGCTGATTGTTGTCATTAACCTCGACAGCGCCAGCTTTGGTGAATGCAAATAGGGCAATAACGCTGGTCATCGCTAAAAGAATGCGCGACAGCTTTCGGTGCTGAATCGCATTAGTTTGTAAATCTTTTCCGAAAATTGAAACTGGCTTAGCCATTTGTCCTCTCCTTATGAAAACAATGGTTATCCAGATGGTCGTCAATCTCTTAACTTTATCGCTTAGCTATGTATAGCTAGCAACAGAGTATCTGCTGCTCTAAAAGCGATGATGAGAAAAAGTATTCATTGAAACCATTCAAGAAAGGCGCTCTATTCCTTTCCTTATTCACTGGTGTCGCAGAAAAACGAAATCCGTGCCCGTTGGCAAAAGTGAATGCTGGATAACACACAAGTACTTCAGCAAAAGCTGTTCCAACACTAAAAAAGCGGGCTTATTTATTATATTTACATTAATTTACAACAACTTAAAAACACCCACCTTGAAGGTAGTGAGCAATTTCGTTGTTGTAAATTTGTCCGATGAGTTAGCCAAAAGGTTAACTGTTGTTTTTTAGAGACAGTTTCCCATGCCAATGTGTTTACTTTTTAAACTCCACACAGCCTTTAGCTGCTTCAACATTTGCATAGCGCCTCTTCTTGCTTTTAATTTCTCCATACTTATTAGATAGATAGCAACTTCTTGTTTGATTTTCAGCTGATATTTTTTCGAAGTTGGCAGACGCTTTGCACTTCACGATTTTGATAAATACATCGGACACGATTTCTGAAAAGAAATAATTGAGATGACATAAAGACGTTTCTAGCTTTGTGTTCATCAACAAAGTAACCCACTGCAGAGCGACGTATAAGGGCAGCGCGATGTAGAAGAGCGGCGCATCGCAAAAGCGCTGACTCCCGACACGCCTTGCAAACTTATTGAACGTTTGCGCTGCAGACGGTGGGCTACTGAAAATACTAAGGAGTTATCACATGCGTAAATCAATCACACTTATTGCAGCGGCACTTACTGCGGCAACAATTCCTCTTACAGCAATGGCCGACAAGCCAGACTGGCGTTACGTAGAAGGTGGTTACACCAAAATGGACTTTGACGACAACGAGTCTTTCGAGCCAGACGGCCTGACCGTTAATGGTAAATACCTTTTAAACAGCAACTGGTACTTAAACGGCGAGTACAGCTTCTTTGAAGAAGGTAACTTCGATTTTGATATGCTTACACTGGGTGCAGGTTACCGCTTACCTGTAAACGCCACGACAGATGCCTACTTCGGTGCGAATCTAGAGCGTATTGACGGCGACGTAGACGACGAGACTGGTTACAGCATTAATGCAGGTCTTCGCTCAATGATTACAGAGCAGGTAGAGCTTGCTGGTGAAGTGGGCTATTACGATGTAGACGATGGAGAAGCGACATTCAAAGTAGGCGCTAACTACTACATCACGCCACAGTGGGCAGTTGGTGCAAACTACAAAATCATTGATGATTTAGACATTATGCAGGTAACTGCACGCTACGCTTTTTAAGCCTTCCTCTCCTCAGGTAGGTAGCCGGGTTGCTCGACCCGGCTTTTTTGTGTCTGCATTTCAAGAAGACGTCTATTTTTTCGCTTCGTTTTCTATTCAGCTGTGTCGCTGGGCTCAATATCTTCTTTTCTTTTTATATCCACACTTTCGTGAAGCTCTGAGTATACTAGTACAGCCTCGCCCGACTTTAACCTGTCTAGCACCTGCTGAACTTTTACTTCTAGCTCAACTTCCTCAGCGCCATAGTCGGTGCCTTCGCGTAATACAAAAGATTCAGCCAAGCTATAAAGCGTATCGCCTTCTAACGCGTCGATGGGAATTATCATTCACTCTCCTGGGAAAAACGATTTATAAAACTCAAACCACACCAATATAATATCACTGCGGTATTAGCGGCTAACATAACCACAGGTTGAGTTTACCGGTAAGGCTTCGCTAACAAAGCGTTTTACGCGCTCGTGCAGCCAAACCTTCGGATTTAATACAGAGCCTTGCATGAAGCCAACATGACCGCCGCGTTCACTCAACTCTACGGTGACATTACGCGCAAGCTCTTCTTCTTTCGGCACAATTAAGTGGTTCATAAAGGGGTCATCAATGCTATGCAATACTAACGTTGGGCAGTGGATGGCGCTTAAAAAGTGATACGCGCTACACTTTTCATAATAGTCTTGCGCATCTGCAAAACCGTGCAGGGGAGCCGTGATCTTTTCGTCAAATTGAGTAAAGCTAGTAATGCCTTCTACATCACTTTTTGTAAGCTGAATAAGCTTACGATAATCAATGTATTCCATCTTCTTACGCAAAGTATCTTTCATGCTAGTAAGTAAATACTTTTGGTATACCCGCGAAAACCCCTGATTAATTGACTTTGCGCACTCAGATAGCTTAAGTGGAGAAGAGATGGCAACAGCCGCCTTCAGCCACTTTTGTGCCGGGTTTTCACCCAACAGTTTCAACAGCATATTACCGCCAAGCGAAAAGCCAATAGCGACTTTGGGAATACGAGGAAATTTATCGTGCAGCCACTCTAAGAAAAAACTAGGGTCTTCTGTTTCGCCACTGTGATAAGCGCGCGCTTTTAGATTTGGCACACCGCTACAGCCGCGATAATGCATCATTACCACCTGCCAACCATTCACAGACAGTTGGGCCATCATATCGTTCGCATAATGCGACTTGATGCTGCCTTCCAATCCGTGAAACATCACCACTATCCCTGATGTTTCTTGTGGTTTGGGGCCCCATGCTACGTCAACAAAGTCGTCATCCGGTAAGGTTAAACGCTCCATGTCATAAGAAAGGGGCAAGCGCTTTTGAATAAAACGCGGCCATATGGTTTGCACATGTCGGTTCTTTGCCCATCCTGGCACTTTAAAGCTACTTTTTATTATCTTTCCATGCGATAGCGCTGATTTGCTCATTGTATTTTCTTATTGTGTTTTTACGATAATTGATTAACTACAAGGCTCACTAACTGGCGCGCCTCGTTGTTGTCGCGTAACTCGTATGCATTAATGAACGCAGCGATAGACGCGTTAAATATATTAGCTGGCGAGGCCTGCTGACCCAATTGCGTAACCGCCTGCTCATTAAAAGACGCAACGATGTCTTGCTGTTGTTGCCTTTCAAGCTCTAATTCTTGCGCTTTAAGTGCATCGTAGGTTGTTTGCTCACCACCTTTCTCTGGGCTTGCTGCTTTGCGCTTCTCGCGATGCTGCTTTAACTTTTCGTCAGTGCTCGCTGATGCCGCTATAACCGACTTAAGCTGAGGCAAATTTATAATGACATTATTCTCTAAACACCAGCAAATCAGCAAGAGAACGTTTACATTCACCTTGTGGTTGTCCTGAAGTAAAAGCGCGAGCGGTGCCATATCGCCTTTCGTATAGCGAGATACGCTGTACTCCCAAAACACACTGCTTTTTATATTAGGCGCTGACATTGTCATACTCTTCTCGTTTTTGCTCTATCTGCTCTTGGGCATCTAGCCATGCCATCTCTTCCTCTTCAAGCTGTTGCTTAAGCTGAGTTTGCTTGTCGAGCAAGCCCATGAGTTCTGCTTTTTTGTCGTCGCTGTAAAGCGAGGTATCGGCGAGTGATGCTTCTACCTCTGCCAAGGCGGCACTGCATTTCTCCATGGCTTTTTCGTGTTTTTCGATGGCTTTTTTAAGTGGCGCTACGCTTTGTCTGAACTCGGCTTCGCGGCGCTTTTCTTCTTTACGATCTAACTTGCGTTCCGGCTTACTGTGCGCTCCGGCCTCGTGCTGCGCGCTGTTTTTAGCGTCGCTGTTGGCACTTTTAGCCTCGCTGTTGGCCTTGGCTTTTTCTGCCGCCTGCTGTTTTAAAATCCAGTCGCGATAGTCATCCAAATCGCCTTTAAATGGCTCAACTTCACCGCTGTCTACCAAATAGAAATCTTCACAAACCGAGGAAAGTAAGAAGCGGTCGTGCGATACCAGCACCATAGCGCCTTCAAAACCTTGAAGAGCAATATTAAGCGCGTGGCGCATTTCTAAATCTAGATGGTTGGTAGGCTCATCGAGCAGCAATAAGTTAGTTTTTTGGTAAACAATTAACGCCAACACCAAACGCGCCTTTTCACCACCTGACATAGGTGCCACGGGCGCCAATGCTTCATCGCCGTTAAAACCAAAACCGCCCAGATAGTCGCGAAGCTGCTGTTCAGTCGCTTTTTCATCAATGCGTTGCAAATGTAAAAGGGGAGTGGCGTTAGCGTCTAGTGTTTCTAACTGATGCTGCGCAAAATAACCAATTTTAAGACCTTTAGCGGTATTAAAAATGCCCTGCTTGGGCGCATGAACGCCCGCTAACAGCTTAATTAACGTTGACTTACCTTGGCCATTTCTGCCTAAAAGACCTATTCGGCTACCGGGTACTAAATTCAGTTTTACCTGTTGGAGAACTATATGGTCATCGTACCCCAGCTGTATTTTTTCCATTTGAACCAGCGGGTTAGGAAGCGCTGTTGGCGGCGCGAAAGAAAAGCTAAACGGGCTAGCCATATGGGCTGGCATTAACGTTTCCATTTTCTCTAGCTGCTTAATACGGCTTTGCGCTTGCTTTGCTTTACTAGCCTTGGCTTTAAACCGCGTAATAAACGAGTTTAGATGGGCTACCTTTTGCTGCTGCTTTTCATACTCAATGTTTTGTAAACGTATACGCTCAGCACGCTGGGTTTCGTAAGATGAATAATTACCTGTGTAAGTAACAAGCTTCTGTTGCTCAACACTGATAATTTGCGCCACCGTATTATCGATAAATGCTTTATCGTGAGAAATAAGCAACAAGGTGCCTGTATAGCGTTGAAGCCATTTCTCTAACCAAATCACGGCGT encodes:
- a CDS encoding YheU family protein — its product is MIIPIDALEGDTLYSLAESFVLREGTDYGAEEVELEVKVQQVLDRLKSGEAVLVYSELHESVDIKRKEDIEPSDTAE
- the mdoH gene encoding glucans biosynthesis glucosyltransferase MdoH; this translates as MSTSQNSRTHTSVSNEAKAVPQVKRDSTVRASHFILKGEHMRLFIMAMLVIPSTALAGWSLYEIFLPNGLTNLEIAQLGLGLTLFAWLCMAFWTGIIGFFLQLFNIDPLSLRKNQVKPDAASPLKQKHAVVMPVYNEDTRRIMVGFEACIRELMESENSSNFDFFMLSDTRDTEKADAELRAFTRLKKRLGAFSSQVFYRRREQNLHRKVGNLKEFCERWGANYESMIVLDADSVMTGERMQDLARRIEQNPDTALVQTIPMPVRQNTFFGRFVQFAAHLYSPMLATGLSFWQTDSANYWGHNAIIRIAPFMQHCGLPTLEGRAPFGGEILSHDFVEAALLRRAGWQAYLLTDTTGSYEEVPSNIVDYAIRDRRWVQGNIQHLGLLKVKGLKMANRLHFLFGAFAYISSLILFCMLALGTADALIRATSVPEFFVSEYQLFPSWQVARQDMMMVTMWGTAALLFLPKLLGIALALIKRREEFGGAWSLLKGSAIELAMAVLIAPLMMFYHSYFVISVFIGHSVKWEAQEREGRKVPWTVAIKHTQIMSCLAVAWGVTTFYFTPSLFMWLLPVLVGMVLAAPVIRLTSSDKFGLAMRKFGVFVIDQEVNECKALKRLRVAMGYFTLSQHKAEVPALPDNAWQSMPEQALSQKPLPMRYRLPKRLHQS
- a CDS encoding hydrolase, with the protein product MSKSALSHGKIIKSSFKVPGWAKNRHVQTIWPRFIQKRLPLSYDMERLTLPDDDFVDVAWGPKPQETSGIVVMFHGLEGSIKSHYANDMMAQLSVNGWQVVMMHYRGCSGVPNLKARAYHSGETEDPSFFLEWLHDKFPRIPKVAIGFSLGGNMLLKLLGENPAQKWLKAAVAISSPLKLSECAKSINQGFSRVYQKYLLTSMKDTLRKKMEYIDYRKLIQLTKSDVEGITSFTQFDEKITAPLHGFADAQDYYEKCSAYHFLSAIHCPTLVLHSIDDPFMNHLIVPKEEELARNVTVELSERGGHVGFMQGSVLNPKVWLHERVKRFVSEALPVNSTCGYVSR
- a CDS encoding glucan biosynthesis protein, encoding MAKPVSIFGKDLQTNAIQHRKLSRILLAMTSVIALFAFTKAGAVEVNDNNQPQKASPVLQSIIDAARKSATESYEQDDHGLNSKLKEIDYTTYRSIRFKPEQSLWHGENDYELQFFHPGFLYEYPVTIHTIGENNTPKRLAFNSDMFNYDGSAAGLAGMTDEKSGFAGFRVHYPIKNDEYKDEFAVFLGASYFRLVGKNQVYGISARGLAIDTALAKGEEFPHFTEFWVIEPGEGKPITIYARLESPSVAGAYKFVIQPDVDTSVKVESWLFARDDVSKLGIAPFTSMFLYGENTEKRHDDYRPEVHDSDGVLMVTHAGEEIWRPLTNPARLQVTSLSDTNPKGFGMLQRDNEWDNYLDAEANYHIRPGLWVTPEAGFEKGRLEVVEIPTKSEIHDNIVAFWTPAKPFKSGESLYFSYDLKTVEQNPFVSEFASVVRTRQGKAVLPGDEFKDDSLNTTRQFNVDFSAPSDISFDNETMKLVVQGTNGTISQQRLYPVADGQEWRASFFVKPNERQTVDMRAYIEKDGERVSEVWNYVYQPK
- a CDS encoding transposase, with product MSKHNRAFKIKLAQLVEEKNSEALGKKYGVSARLIRYWFQVYQINGSNSFIHKQLPYSLEFKTHVLKTMEMNNWSLGYTSAYFDLSSPGILFQWQKLYAREDISRLIPKNKGKPRVTNNSSTPKPSSEMTEKELREELDYLRAENAVLKKLEALAQARKKKAKTKP
- a CDS encoding YceI family protein, translating into MMTTRIRTLSAALLACGLAFPAAADWSIDGETSALHFLSTKNAQVTEVHKFDSFDGTLSDSGKLSVAVDLSSVNTAIDIRNQRMQEMLFNVSKYAQAKFEADLPESMMSLKAGQVVNGKVDGILMLHGKAVPTSFSVKASKVDDDTLTVSTTAPTLIKAESFGLAEGVAALQKIAGLKSITTTVPVTFSVTFTQ
- a CDS encoding TIGR02444 family protein, whose protein sequence is MSAPNIKSSVFWEYSVSRYTKGDMAPLALLLQDNHKVNVNVLLLICWCLENNVIINLPQLKSVIAASASTDEKLKQHREKRKAASPEKGGEQTTYDALKAQELELERQQQQDIVASFNEQAVTQLGQQASPANIFNASIAAFINAYELRDNNEARQLVSLVVNQLS
- the cysQ gene encoding 3'(2'),5'-bisphosphate nucleotidase CysQ, whose translation is MPDDAHADLLELAKEIAIEAGEAVLEVYDKGEFDAYQKDDESPVTSADYLANDIINKRLQAATPDIPILSEENKHASLEERKHWSQYWLIDPIDGTQEFIARSGDFAVNIALIENNEPTIGVIFWPPGQSLYYAQKGKGAFKSSPDGDHPISVRKLDDPKNSVVMIAISRRQSREKVLSRMCAKRVYQTLPLGSCSLKACFIAEGKADVFMRIGITGEWDTGASQCIVSEAGGSIAAANFEPLTYNQRHSLENPDFVVMGDQRVPWQDVVQYDDFVNPHQH
- the nudE gene encoding ADP compounds hydrolase NudE, which translates into the protein MPKIDPNKPLPHIHSREIVAQSKLFRVERLDLEFSNGATREFERMAGGNRGAVMIVPMLDENTMVLIREYAAGTHSYQLGFPKGLIDPGETAIEAANRELQEEAGFAANDLIELHKVSMAPTFFNANMTIVLARDLYPKQLEGDEPEPLEVIHWPLDEADALLAREDFVEARCIAALFLAQKWFKEQ
- a CDS encoding outer membrane beta-barrel protein, whose protein sequence is MRKSITLIAAALTAATIPLTAMADKPDWRYVEGGYTKMDFDDNESFEPDGLTVNGKYLLNSNWYLNGEYSFFEEGNFDFDMLTLGAGYRLPVNATTDAYFGANLERIDGDVDDETGYSINAGLRSMITEQVELAGEVGYYDVDDGEATFKVGANYYITPQWAVGANYKIIDDLDIMQVTARYAF